The following coding sequences lie in one Kamptonema formosum PCC 6407 genomic window:
- a CDS encoding Uma2 family endonuclease codes for MLTSNLMAPPVTIAPLENGDQLTRFEFERRYQAMPHLKKAELIEGIVYMASALRIRNHGEPHAYIMTWLGVYKASTPGVQVGDNATVRLDTDNEVQPDALLRIEQGGTSRISEDDYVEGAPELIVEIAASTVSIDRHQKLKVYRRNGVKEYVIWRVDDGELDWFYLQDGEYRQREANAEGMICSQVFPGLWLDKAALLSGDLAKVLAELQGGLRSEEYLAFVGSLGK; via the coding sequence ATGCTCACCTCTAACCTAATGGCTCCTCCTGTAACTATTGCTCCCTTAGAAAATGGCGATCAACTTACTCGTTTTGAATTTGAGCGGCGTTATCAAGCAATGCCGCATCTCAAAAAAGCTGAATTAATTGAGGGAATTGTTTATATGGCATCGGCATTAAGAATTAGAAATCATGGGGAACCTCATGCTTATATTATGACTTGGCTGGGAGTTTATAAAGCCTCTACTCCCGGAGTACAGGTGGGGGACAATGCTACGGTGCGGTTGGATACTGATAATGAAGTACAACCGGATGCTTTATTAAGAATTGAACAGGGTGGAACTTCGCGGATTAGTGAGGATGATTATGTGGAAGGGGCACCAGAATTAATTGTAGAAATTGCAGCATCTACTGTTTCTATCGATCGGCATCAAAAGCTGAAAGTTTATCGTCGGAATGGAGTAAAAGAGTATGTGATTTGGCGAGTTGATGATGGTGAGTTGGATTGGTTTTATTTGCAAGATGGGGAGTATCGGCAACGAGAAGCTAATGCTGAGGGGATGATTTGCTCTCAAGTTTTTCCGGGTTTATGGTTAGATAAGGCTGCGTTGTTATCGGGGGATTTGGCGAAGGTTTTGGCGGAGTTACAAGGGGGATTAAGGAGTGAAGAATATCTGGCTTTTGTGGGAAGCTTGGGGAAGTAG
- a CDS encoding type II toxin-antitoxin system Phd/YefM family antitoxin, whose amino-acid sequence MKQVSMDEVKNDLSGYLQIAEKESVIITRDGQPVGILIGFEDAEDWWEELMLREPRFEVEIAQARQSLKEGKGISIEEMKAKYGV is encoded by the coding sequence ATGAAGCAAGTCTCTATGGATGAAGTCAAAAATGACCTTTCAGGTTATTTGCAAATAGCCGAGAAGGAAAGTGTAATTATTACCCGTGATGGGCAACCTGTAGGAATTCTAATTGGGTTTGAGGATGCAGAAGATTGGTGGGAGGAATTGATGTTGCGCGAGCCGCGTTTTGAAGTGGAGATTGCTCAAGCTCGTCAAAGTTTGAAAGAGGGAAAGGGGATTAGCATTGAGGAAATGAAAGCTAAATATGGAGTATAA
- a CDS encoding oxidoreductase: MSKVYIITGTSSGFGRAIAEAVLSRGDRAILTARKTESISDLVEKYPDTAIAVHMDVTNESDRQAVVQTAIESFGRIDVLVNNAGRGSLGAAEEFSLAQLREQMEVNFIACAEMIRAVLPMMRSQKSGHILNISSIGGRVNVGGFALYGASKFALEGYSEALYDEIKPLGIRVTIVEPGAFRTEFAGDSNIRPETTIPDYQPVIEPIRQYLYGSNGKQLGDPHKAALVMIQVVESSDPPLRLMLGADAYGLWDRKRAETDAEMAKWREVGEDTAFSDVNFVAIGG, encoded by the coding sequence GTGAGCAAGGTTTACATTATTACCGGTACCAGTAGCGGCTTTGGTCGCGCGATCGCAGAAGCGGTTCTCAGTCGTGGCGATCGCGCCATTCTAACAGCCAGAAAAACTGAAAGTATCTCTGATTTGGTGGAAAAATATCCAGACACAGCAATAGCTGTACATATGGATGTTACAAACGAGAGCGATCGCCAAGCAGTAGTTCAAACTGCGATCGAAAGCTTCGGGCGTATTGATGTCTTAGTCAATAACGCAGGGCGTGGTAGTCTCGGTGCAGCCGAAGAGTTTTCTCTTGCACAACTCCGCGAACAAATGGAAGTCAATTTTATCGCTTGTGCAGAAATGATTCGGGCTGTATTGCCTATGATGCGAAGTCAAAAAAGCGGCCATATCCTCAACATTTCCAGTATCGGCGGTCGCGTCAACGTCGGTGGATTTGCGCTTTATGGTGCGTCCAAATTCGCTCTTGAGGGTTATTCAGAGGCGCTGTATGATGAGATAAAGCCATTAGGTATTCGCGTCACGATCGTTGAGCCAGGGGCCTTTCGCACAGAGTTCGCTGGCGACTCTAATATTCGTCCAGAAACCACGATTCCCGATTACCAGCCAGTCATTGAGCCCATTCGTCAGTATCTCTATGGCAGCAACGGCAAACAACTTGGCGACCCTCACAAAGCGGCATTAGTGATGATTCAGGTTGTAGAAAGCAGCGATCCACCATTACGTTTAATGTTGGGTGCAGATGCCTATGGTCTTTGGGATCGGAAACGTGCCGAGACGGATGCAGAAATGGCTAAATGGCGCGAAGTTGGAGAGGATACTGCTTTTTCGGATGTTAATTTTGTGGCGATTGGCGGCTAA
- a CDS encoding ATP-dependent nuclease codes for MIKTIKLKFGRVSGSAPEKIATTPVTVFVGPNNSGKSKALAEINYYCSTGQRNTTDVILDSIEFDTFTTEIAEEKIKKVTLEPNLSDGHLLDDHIIVGKKGQRNQVPRQALLDALQNTNSQTQLFCRWYLASNTLILDGRSRINLIGQQNAGDLQHQPQTSFQVLFCDNAKRKEVRRVIHDAFGTYFVIDPTSLGQLRLRLALRPPTTDMEERGIHDEAVRFQAEAFLVEQASDGVKAFTGIITEIIAGDPAIVLIDEPEAFLHPSLSFKLGKEIASSSLGSEKRLFVSTHSPDFVMGCIHSGAPVNIVRLTYRSEVATARILSNTDILHLMRNPLLRSTGVLGGLFYEFVIVTESDADRAFYQEINERLLRYKPELGIPNCLFLNAQNKQTVHVIIKPLRELGIPAVGIVDVDILKEGGQPWTNFLKGGFMPELEHQSLAALRSCVKQKIDATGKDMKQNGGVDILSDSDKEAVNNLFDKLDEYGLFAVRKGELESWLSFLGVTGHTPKWLINIFEKMGEDPDSPDYLKPSDDDVWLFLGEIKKWFTNPNRKGIPS; via the coding sequence ATGATAAAAACTATCAAATTAAAATTTGGTCGAGTTTCCGGTTCGGCTCCAGAAAAAATAGCTACAACACCTGTAACTGTATTTGTAGGTCCGAATAATTCTGGGAAAAGTAAAGCTTTAGCTGAAATTAATTACTATTGCTCTACAGGACAGCGGAATACAACGGACGTAATACTAGACAGCATTGAATTTGATACATTTACAACTGAGATAGCTGAAGAGAAGATTAAAAAGGTTACTCTTGAGCCAAATCTTAGTGACGGACATTTACTCGACGATCACATAATTGTTGGAAAAAAGGGCCAACGTAATCAAGTCCCCAGGCAGGCTCTTCTAGACGCATTGCAGAATACAAATAGCCAAACTCAACTTTTTTGCAGGTGGTATCTCGCATCTAATACACTAATTTTAGATGGTAGAAGTCGAATCAATTTGATAGGACAGCAAAACGCTGGAGATCTTCAACACCAACCTCAAACTAGCTTCCAAGTATTATTCTGCGATAATGCTAAGAGAAAAGAGGTTAGACGAGTTATTCACGATGCTTTTGGTACATATTTTGTAATAGATCCCACTTCTCTTGGACAGCTTAGGCTTCGCCTTGCCTTACGTCCACCTACAACAGATATGGAGGAGCGCGGAATTCATGATGAAGCAGTAAGATTCCAAGCAGAAGCATTTCTAGTTGAGCAGGCTAGTGATGGAGTAAAAGCCTTTACTGGAATTATCACAGAAATTATTGCGGGAGATCCTGCAATTGTTCTAATTGATGAACCCGAAGCATTCTTACATCCTTCCTTATCCTTTAAACTAGGAAAAGAGATTGCTTCTTCCAGCTTAGGGTCAGAGAAAAGACTTTTTGTATCAACTCATAGTCCTGACTTTGTAATGGGATGTATACATTCAGGCGCACCAGTCAATATTGTTAGGCTAACGTATCGTAGTGAAGTCGCTACAGCCAGGATTTTGTCTAATACGGACATACTTCACTTAATGCGAAATCCTTTATTACGTTCAACGGGTGTGCTTGGAGGATTATTTTACGAGTTTGTAATTGTAACTGAATCTGATGCAGATCGTGCTTTTTACCAAGAAATTAATGAACGATTACTTCGTTACAAGCCAGAATTAGGAATACCTAACTGCTTATTTCTAAACGCCCAAAATAAACAAACCGTCCACGTTATCATTAAGCCGTTGAGGGAACTGGGAATTCCGGCAGTTGGCATTGTTGATGTAGACATTTTGAAAGAAGGTGGTCAACCGTGGACAAACTTTCTCAAAGGTGGTTTTATGCCAGAACTTGAGCATCAATCACTCGCTGCATTGCGAAGTTGTGTTAAACAAAAAATTGATGCAACAGGTAAGGATATGAAACAAAACGGAGGTGTCGATATCCTTTCCGATAGTGACAAAGAAGCAGTAAATAATTTGTTTGATAAACTTGATGAGTACGGTCTGTTTGCTGTACGCAAAGGCGAATTAGAATCATGGCTTTCTTTTCTTGGTGTAACTGGACATACACCAAAGTGGCTAATTAACATCTTTGAGAAAATGGGAGAAGATCCAGACTCACCAGATTACTTGAAACCATCCGATGATGACGTATGGCTTTTTTTGGGAGAAATCAAAAAATGGTTTACAAATCCAAATAGAAAAGGCATCCCGTCATAA
- a CDS encoding response regulator, which produces MQLKTAIKSVTRPVSKVSGKIPLRILLVVPFVLQIFGAVGLVGYLSFRNGQKAVNDVATQLRSEVTDRVQQHLQNYLRQPNVINQINADAAKRGELTFDDFPAAQYFLWQEIQLFNAINSIYIGSKEGEFIYVKNEQNGTYTGKVVEQSPERRAYKLDSQGNIGELIVVDKYDPRTRPWYIKTIQTKQPNWSEIYNFTGGELGITASRLLYDNTGTFRGVMGVDLILSLISDFLKSINISPQGQVFIIERSGLLVGTSTPENPFIMNDLDKKAKRLSAIDSKDPLTRATAQYLTKHFSNLSLLEKSEQLDFLIDGQRQFVQVVPYKDIMRLDWLIVVVVPESDFMEHINANNRTTILLCLTALLLATFIGIITSRWIIRPIMKLKDAATALSQGEFNQQVNIERSDELGVLAKAFNSMARQLQESFTSLETKNAELQQLDKLKDEFLANTSHELRTPLNGIIGIAESLIDGATGSLPDKTVSNLALIVSSGRRLSNLVNDILDFSKLSHNNMELEIKPIGMREISEVVLTLSQPLIGKKSLQLINAISPEVPLVDADENRMQQILHNIIGNAIKFTEKGIVEVSAEVVDSSSKLLQEGYIKIVESNDSSTQNQRLAITVADTGIGIPEDKLERIFEAFEQGDGSTAREYGGTGLGLAVTKQLVELHQGEIWVSSKVGVGSKFIFTLPISQNQLQPNQYISPISAIDKTQDSNIAPLIHPEVKDSSGSELKILIVDDEPVNIQVLINNLSVLKYEVTQATNGFEALEIIENGFRPDLILLDVMMPRMSGYEVCQILREKFPAIELPIVMLTAKNQVTDLVEGFNSGANDYLSKPFSKNELLARIKTHIRLAKINAAYGRFVPHEFLNFLGQESIVDVKLGDQIQKEMTVMFSDIRSFTTLSEGMSPEENFSFLNEYLSRVSPVIRDHNGFIDKYIGDAIMALFPQSANDAVAGAIAMQKQVNIYNEERQKEGYLPISIGVGLHTGSLMLGTIGSQERMESTVIADAVNLASRLEGLTKLYGAGILISHKTLCCLDYTEEQKFRFLDRVMVKGKKAAVAIFEVFDGEGEEQNRLKTQTQARFEVAVFLYYQQQFDEAKIIFQEVLAVNPQDKAAMLYIKRCEKYQQYGVPEGWEGIEELQEK; this is translated from the coding sequence ATGCAACTGAAAACGGCTATAAAATCTGTCACCCGTCCCGTTTCTAAAGTTTCAGGTAAAATTCCCCTCCGCATCTTGCTTGTAGTCCCCTTTGTTCTACAAATCTTTGGAGCAGTAGGACTCGTAGGATATCTATCATTTCGCAACGGACAGAAAGCTGTTAACGATGTAGCTACGCAACTTCGCAGCGAAGTTACTGATAGAGTACAGCAACACCTCCAGAATTATCTCCGCCAACCAAATGTCATCAATCAAATTAATGCCGATGCTGCTAAGCGCGGAGAATTAACTTTTGATGATTTCCCGGCTGCACAGTATTTTCTCTGGCAAGAAATCCAGTTGTTTAATGCCATTAACTCCATTTATATTGGGAGTAAAGAGGGAGAATTTATCTATGTAAAAAACGAACAGAACGGCACATACACAGGTAAAGTCGTTGAGCAATCTCCAGAACGTCGAGCCTATAAACTCGATAGCCAAGGTAATATAGGTGAGTTGATCGTAGTTGATAAATATGACCCCAGAACTCGACCTTGGTACATCAAAACAATTCAAACCAAGCAACCTAATTGGAGTGAGATTTATAACTTTACTGGCGGCGAATTGGGCATCACAGCATCGAGGTTGTTATATGACAATACAGGCACTTTTCGCGGAGTAATGGGTGTTGATTTAATTCTCAGCTTAATTAGTGATTTCCTGAAAAGTATCAATATTAGTCCTCAAGGTCAAGTCTTCATTATTGAACGTTCAGGTTTATTAGTAGGCACTTCAACTCCTGAAAATCCCTTTATTATGAACGACCTGGACAAGAAGGCAAAACGCCTCAGTGCCATCGATAGTAAAGATCCCTTAACTCGCGCTACAGCTCAATATTTAACCAAACATTTTAGCAATCTCAGCCTGCTTGAAAAATCAGAACAACTCGATTTTTTAATTGATGGTCAGCGGCAATTCGTGCAAGTTGTACCTTACAAAGACATAATGCGATTAGATTGGCTGATTGTCGTTGTCGTTCCCGAATCTGACTTCATGGAACATATTAATGCTAACAATCGCACTACAATTTTACTATGTTTAACTGCATTGCTATTAGCTACCTTTATAGGAATTATTACCTCCCGCTGGATTATTCGACCGATTATGAAATTAAAAGATGCAGCAACAGCTCTTTCTCAAGGAGAATTTAATCAACAAGTTAACATAGAACGTTCCGATGAACTAGGTGTTTTGGCTAAGGCTTTTAACAGCATGGCAAGGCAGTTACAAGAGTCATTTACTAGCTTAGAAACTAAAAATGCTGAATTGCAACAACTAGATAAACTCAAAGATGAGTTTTTAGCAAATACATCTCACGAACTCCGCACCCCCCTTAATGGTATTATCGGTATTGCTGAATCTCTAATAGATGGAGCTACAGGTTCATTACCAGACAAGACTGTTTCTAATCTGGCATTAATTGTATCTAGTGGCAGAAGGCTTTCCAATCTAGTCAACGATATTCTAGATTTCTCTAAGCTTAGCCACAATAATATGGAACTAGAAATTAAACCGATTGGGATGCGAGAAATTAGTGAAGTAGTGCTGACTCTTTCTCAACCGCTAATCGGCAAAAAATCTTTGCAATTAATCAATGCAATTAGTCCTGAAGTGCCGCTAGTAGATGCTGATGAGAATCGGATGCAGCAAATTCTACATAACATCATTGGTAATGCCATAAAATTCACAGAAAAGGGGATTGTAGAAGTTTCAGCAGAGGTTGTCGATTCTTCATCTAAGCTATTACAAGAAGGCTACATAAAAATAGTTGAAAGTAATGATTCATCAACACAAAATCAACGATTAGCGATTACTGTTGCCGATACTGGGATTGGCATACCAGAAGATAAACTAGAGAGAATTTTTGAGGCTTTTGAGCAGGGTGACGGTTCCACCGCTAGAGAATACGGCGGTACAGGTTTAGGTTTAGCAGTGACGAAACAGCTAGTAGAATTGCACCAAGGGGAAATTTGGGTATCCTCTAAAGTTGGAGTTGGTTCTAAGTTTATTTTTACTTTGCCTATTTCCCAAAATCAGCTTCAACCTAACCAATATATATCACCGATTTCTGCAATCGATAAAACGCAAGATTCAAACATCGCTCCTCTGATTCATCCTGAAGTTAAAGACTCATCGGGTAGCGAATTGAAGATTCTTATAGTTGATGATGAACCCGTTAATATCCAAGTTTTAATTAACAATCTTTCCGTTTTGAAATATGAGGTGACACAAGCAACTAATGGTTTTGAAGCTTTAGAAATTATTGAGAATGGATTTAGACCAGATTTAATTTTATTAGATGTAATGATGCCGCGAATGAGCGGCTATGAAGTTTGTCAAATATTGCGTGAAAAGTTTCCGGCTATTGAGTTGCCAATTGTAATGTTAACCGCGAAAAATCAAGTCACAGATTTAGTGGAAGGTTTTAATTCGGGCGCTAATGATTATCTAAGTAAACCTTTTTCCAAAAATGAATTGTTAGCGAGAATTAAGACTCATATTCGTCTGGCTAAAATCAATGCTGCTTATGGTCGTTTTGTTCCCCATGAATTTCTAAATTTCTTGGGACAAGAAAGTATTGTTGATGTGAAATTAGGCGATCAAATCCAGAAAGAAATGACGGTGATGTTTTCAGATATTCGCTCATTTACCACGCTATCCGAGGGGATGTCGCCCGAAGAGAATTTTAGTTTTCTTAATGAATACTTGAGTCGAGTTAGCCCCGTAATTCGCGATCATAATGGCTTCATTGATAAGTATATTGGCGATGCAATTATGGCTTTATTTCCACAGTCAGCGAATGATGCTGTTGCTGGTGCAATTGCGATGCAAAAACAAGTAAATATTTACAATGAAGAACGCCAAAAAGAGGGTTATCTTCCTATTTCGATTGGGGTGGGTTTACATACGGGAAGTTTAATGTTAGGAACTATTGGCTCTCAAGAGCGGATGGAAAGTACAGTAATAGCCGATGCAGTCAATCTTGCTTCTCGTTTAGAAGGGTTAACCAAGCTTTATGGTGCGGGGATTTTAATCAGTCATAAAACGCTTTGCTGTCTCGATTATACGGAAGAACAAAAGTTTAGATTTTTGGATAGGGTGATGGTAAAGGGGAAAAAGGCGGCGGTAGCAATATTTGAAGTTTTCGATGGGGAGGGAGAGGAGCAAAATCGATTAAAAACTCAGACTCAGGCGCGTTTTGAAGTGGCAGTTTTTCTTTATTATCAGCAACAATTTGATGAAGCAAAGATAATTTTTCAGGAAGTTTTAGCGGTTAATCCTCAAGATAAGGCGGCGATGCTTTATATTAAACGCTGTGAGAAATATCAACAGTATGGAGTACCGGAAGGATGGGAAGGTATTGAGGAATTACAAGAAAAGTAA
- a CDS encoding S1 RNA-binding domain-containing protein — MSDQFWNQVKSKYRLGELIHGKVEHHAPFGIFVNIGDEKVQGLVQITDFVDTGDMTPEMYPDIGSPIGAVVIGYTQDDRNQIWLSVKPSVLQKALVHLKIPAIIEKS, encoded by the coding sequence ATGAGCGATCAGTTTTGGAATCAGGTCAAGTCCAAGTATCGTTTAGGTGAACTAATTCATGGTAAAGTTGAGCATCATGCACCCTTCGGCATTTTCGTAAACATTGGCGACGAAAAAGTGCAAGGTCTTGTTCAAATTACCGATTTTGTAGACACTGGAGATATGACTCCAGAAATGTATCCAGATATTGGTTCACCAATTGGAGCTGTAGTGATAGGTTATACTCAGGACGATCGCAATCAAATCTGGTTGAGTGTGAAGCCCAGTGTATTGCAAAAAGCCTTAGTTCATCTCAAAATACCAGCAATAATCGAAAAATCTTAA
- a CDS encoding Tex family protein: MFNIPQLLAQELSINPDQINSALELFAEGATIPFIARYRKERTGSLDEIQLRDISERFTYLTEIEDRKKTILDAIASQGKLTDELKAKIEACLQKNLLEDLYLPYKTKRRTRATIAREKGLEPLAEFIKSLNLPQPQPVSLEAEATKYISEEKGVKTAEEALKGAADILAEEVSEKAELRAYLRDYLMKSGSFVSRIKDEHPEGSTKFEMYRNYQVAVKNIQPHNMLALFRGETEGILDLDLAFDESTVLSYLESQEIKTKVKAVREFYQAMLKDAFNRLMKTSLTTEVRSNRKADADLESIKTFETNLRELLLSAPAGMKPTLAVDPGFRTGCKVSVLSETGKFLEYQTIFPHQAVAQRQQSANTIKRMIETYKIELIAIGNGTASRETDEFIAEVLATLERKPIKVMVNESGASIYSASDVAIAEFPDLDLTVRGAISIGRRLQDPLAELVKIDPKSIGVGQYQHDVDQKLLKKKLDDTVESCVNYVGVDLNTASKELLTFVSGMTPTVAKNIVNYRNEKGAFKNRRQLLKVPKLGPKAFEQAAGFLRIRGGENPLDNTAVHPESYFVVEAIAKDLSVPLAQITQLSEKVKSINIKKYVTETIGEPTLRDIIKELEKPGRDPRDEFKYATFKEGIKEISDLNVGMELEGIVTNVANFGAFVDIGVHQDGLVHISQLADRFVEDPKLIVKVGQVVKVRVLEVNEKLKRISLSMKLQEQQNSDRKATSKPQQSPTLNDLKAKFNRR, encoded by the coding sequence ATGTTCAATATTCCTCAACTGCTAGCACAAGAACTTTCCATCAATCCAGATCAAATTAATAGCGCTCTCGAACTTTTCGCCGAAGGAGCCACAATTCCCTTTATTGCTCGCTACCGCAAAGAACGGACGGGTTCTCTGGATGAAATTCAGTTGCGAGATATCTCCGAACGATTTACCTATCTTACCGAAATTGAAGACCGCAAAAAAACAATTTTAGATGCGATCGCATCTCAAGGTAAACTGACTGACGAATTAAAAGCTAAAATCGAAGCTTGCCTACAAAAAAACTTACTTGAAGACCTCTATCTTCCCTACAAAACTAAGCGGCGCACGCGAGCAACTATTGCTAGAGAAAAAGGATTAGAACCCCTAGCAGAATTTATCAAATCTCTTAACTTACCCCAGCCACAACCAGTATCCCTAGAAGCAGAAGCCACCAAATATATCTCCGAAGAGAAGGGTGTCAAAACCGCAGAAGAAGCTCTCAAAGGTGCTGCTGATATTTTAGCAGAAGAAGTCTCAGAAAAAGCAGAATTGCGGGCATATTTACGAGACTATTTGATGAAATCGGGTTCCTTTGTTTCGCGCATCAAAGATGAACATCCCGAAGGAAGCACTAAATTTGAAATGTACCGCAATTATCAAGTTGCTGTTAAAAACATTCAACCTCATAATATGCTAGCTTTATTCCGGGGTGAAACGGAAGGGATTTTAGACTTGGATCTTGCCTTCGATGAGTCTACTGTACTCTCCTATCTCGAATCTCAGGAAATTAAAACTAAGGTGAAAGCAGTCAGAGAATTTTATCAAGCGATGCTCAAAGATGCCTTCAATCGGTTGATGAAAACATCTCTAACTACGGAGGTACGTAGTAATAGGAAAGCTGACGCAGATTTGGAGTCAATTAAGACATTTGAAACCAATCTTCGGGAGTTATTACTATCGGCTCCCGCTGGGATGAAACCGACATTAGCTGTAGATCCGGGATTTCGGACTGGGTGTAAGGTTTCTGTACTATCAGAAACGGGTAAATTTTTAGAATATCAGACAATTTTCCCCCATCAAGCAGTTGCACAGCGTCAACAATCTGCTAATACTATTAAGCGGATGATTGAGACTTACAAAATTGAGTTAATCGCGATTGGTAATGGCACAGCTTCTCGCGAGACAGATGAGTTTATTGCTGAAGTTTTGGCAACCTTAGAAAGAAAGCCAATTAAAGTGATGGTGAATGAATCTGGTGCATCGATTTATTCAGCAAGTGATGTAGCGATCGCAGAATTTCCCGATCTCGATCTTACAGTCAGAGGAGCTATTAGTATTGGCCGCCGCTTGCAAGATCCGCTGGCGGAACTTGTTAAAATTGACCCCAAATCCATCGGTGTAGGACAATATCAGCATGATGTCGATCAAAAACTGCTCAAAAAGAAACTCGACGACACCGTAGAAAGCTGCGTTAATTATGTCGGTGTAGACTTAAATACAGCATCCAAAGAATTGCTGACCTTTGTATCGGGAATGACACCAACTGTTGCTAAAAATATAGTTAATTACCGCAATGAAAAGGGAGCCTTTAAAAATCGCCGTCAACTTCTGAAAGTACCGAAATTGGGGCCAAAAGCTTTTGAACAAGCTGCTGGTTTCCTACGCATTCGCGGTGGCGAAAATCCACTGGATAATACAGCAGTGCATCCAGAAAGTTACTTTGTCGTGGAAGCGATCGCTAAAGATTTGAGCGTGCCGTTAGCACAGATAACACAACTATCTGAAAAAGTCAAGTCTATTAACATAAAAAAATACGTCACCGAAACCATCGGCGAACCCACCCTCCGCGATATCATTAAGGAACTGGAAAAACCGGGAAGAGACCCGCGAGATGAGTTCAAATATGCCACTTTTAAAGAGGGAATTAAAGAAATTTCCGATTTGAATGTGGGCATGGAATTAGAAGGTATTGTTACCAATGTTGCTAACTTTGGTGCATTTGTTGATATCGGCGTGCATCAGGATGGTTTAGTGCATATTTCTCAACTCGCTGACAGATTTGTGGAAGACCCAAAACTGATTGTTAAGGTGGGACAAGTGGTAAAAGTGCGCGTGCTAGAAGTTAATGAGAAATTGAAGCGCATTAGTTTATCAATGAAGTTACAAGAGCAACAAAATAGCGATAGAAAAGCTACCAGCAAGCCTCAGCAATCACCTACTCTTAATGATTTGAAAGCTAAGTTTAATAGGAGGTAA
- a CDS encoding Panacea domain-containing protein, whose protein sequence is MIDCLNVACYFIIRAYEDGIEAEMTNMKVQKLLYYAQSLHLALYNEPLFAEEIQAWRYGPVCPPAYRFYSDFEARQLPIPRKESLSDFPSEKKELLEEIWEYFGGYHAYRLSDMTHGEFPWKRARKGLPPQASSTEPILLNDMKALGYQKLDLIERDHPAYQVAMSEIVKKAFASESLHRIGKGEVHDWLNSLLH, encoded by the coding sequence ATGATTGACTGTCTCAATGTGGCTTGCTACTTCATTATTAGAGCTTATGAGGATGGTATAGAAGCTGAAATGACAAATATGAAGGTTCAAAAGCTTTTATATTATGCTCAGAGCTTACATTTGGCACTGTACAATGAACCATTGTTTGCTGAAGAAATCCAAGCATGGCGCTATGGGCCTGTTTGTCCTCCTGCTTATAGATTCTACAGTGATTTCGAGGCGAGACAATTGCCAATTCCTAGAAAAGAATCATTGTCGGATTTTCCGTCTGAGAAGAAAGAACTTTTAGAAGAAATTTGGGAATACTTCGGTGGCTACCATGCTTATCGACTAAGTGATATGACTCACGGTGAATTTCCTTGGAAGAGAGCTCGTAAAGGTCTACCACCTCAAGCAAGTTCGACGGAGCCAATTCTTCTTAATGATATGAAGGCATTAGGTTATCAAAAGCTCGATCTGATAGAGCGCGATCACCCTGCATACCAAGTAGCAATGTCTGAAATTGTTAAAAAAGCGTTTGCTTCGGAATCCTTACATCGTATTGGTAAAGGAGAAGTGCATGACTGGCTTAACTCCCTTCTCCATTGA
- a CDS encoding type II toxin-antitoxin system RelE family toxin, which yields MRYEIIFSPEAEADIVALKASDRAKALDAIETFLRYEPEKTSKSRIKRLREMQRPQYRLRIDDLRVFYDVSYTEDGEGNVEVLRIREKSEAMMWLAEFGRREE from the coding sequence GTGAGATACGAGATTATTTTTTCGCCTGAAGCTGAAGCAGACATTGTTGCCCTCAAAGCAAGCGATCGCGCTAAAGCCTTGGATGCGATCGAGACATTCCTAAGATACGAACCAGAAAAGACGAGTAAGAGTCGGATCAAGCGTCTTCGAGAGATGCAAAGACCTCAATATCGATTGCGGATTGATGACCTAAGAGTATTTTATGATGTTAGCTACACTGAGGATGGAGAGGGTAATGTAGAAGTCCTGCGAATTCGGGAGAAATCGGAGGCGATGATGTGGTTAGCCGAGTTCGGCAGGAGAGAGGAATGA